In Ooceraea biroi isolate clonal line C1 chromosome 13, Obir_v5.4, whole genome shotgun sequence, a genomic segment contains:
- the LOC105277264 gene encoding origin recognition complex subunit 5 → MEKYLEEVRNNIKCREKVIAQLYSLIGAANEPMPESIFVYGHTATGKSLVIESLLKHLNYNASYINCMEHLGSKHMYNYMLADLTASINEPSSDVLSNYSCDNIMDFILALKKILHSDQRPIVLVFDKCHRIRNFDVTFLPAVLRLRELSNVNICTIFISEITWDKFNTKIGTLNPIRIYFPQYTKEELAQLLLLDKLAKYDTDFYKNYLNLFLSVFFRFCRDLNELRHMAKVNFAKYVEPIESKQIDPDNVTALWRNISATLRSNLEVIYLRVSAGDFSQPDYQISREIESTTKLALSFELPFYAKYMLIAAYLASHSPVKYDQHIFMKQSSKKKKKIRSIKKATEIDLKKKTRIFTVSRMLAIFCAILDEKVDINANILAQISTMCQLGLLTVAGDHSLQLDEPKFKCCTSYDFVAVVAKTVGFDLKNYLSMSID, encoded by the coding sequence atggaaaaatatttggaagaagtaaggaataatattaaatgccGGGAGAAAGTTATAGCTCAGCTGTACTCTTTAATCGGTGCAGCGAACGAACCAATGCCAGAGAGCATATTTGTGTACGGTCATACGGCTACTGGAAAGTCACTAGTTATAGAAAGTTTGCTCAAACATTTAAACTATAATGCCAGCTATATTAATTGTATGGAGCATTTAGGCAGTAAGcacatgtataattatatgttggCCGATTTGACTGCGTCTATTAACGAACCGAGCAGTGATGTTCTGTCGAACTACAGCTGCGACAATATCATGGACTTTATACTTGCGCTTAAGAAAATTTTGCACAGCGATCAACGTCCGATCGTGTTAGTATTTGACAAATGTCATAGGATAAGGAATTTCGATGTAACTTTTCTGCCAGCCGTCTTGAGGCTCAGGGAATTATCCAAtgttaatatatgtacaatctTTATAAGCGAGATTACGTGGGACAAATTTAATACTAAAATAGGTACATTGAACCCTATAAGGATTTACTTTCCACAGTACACCAAGGAAGAATTGGCTCAATTGTTGTTATTGGACAAACTAGCGAAATATGATACGgatttttataagaattatttgaatctcttcctctctgtgTTCTTCCGATTTTGTAGAGATCTAAATGAGCTTCGACACATGGCCAAAGTCAATTTTGCCAAATATGTGGAACCCATAGAAAGTAAACAAATTGATCCAGACAATGTTACTGCTCTGTGGCGAAATATCTCTGCTACTTTGAGGTCTAATCTCGAAGTGATTTATCTCCGAGTTTCTGCCGGCGATTTTTCGCAACCTGATTATCAGATATCTCGAGAAATTGAATCGACGACGAAGTTAGCTCTGAGTTTCGAGCTACCGTTTTACGCAAAGTATATGTTGATTGCTGCATATCTAGCTTCGCACAGTCCAGTAAAATAtgatcaacatatttttatgaaacagagtagcaagaaaaagaaaaagatcagATCGATTAAGAAGGCGACAGAAATAGACTTGAAGAAAAAAACTCGAATTTTCACTGTCTCGAGAATGCTCGCGATCTTTTGCGCTATTCTTGACGAAAAAGTAGATATTAATGCTAATATACTCGCTCAAATATCTACCATGTGCCAACTCGGTTTACTAACCGTCGCTGGTGATCACAGCTTGCAGTTAGATGAGCCAAAATTCAAGTGTTGCACAAGTTATGATTTCGTTGCGGTCGTAGCTAAGACTGTTGGTTTTgatcttaaaaattatttgagcATGAGTATagattga
- the LOC113563231 gene encoding LOW QUALITY PROTEIN: protein SDA1 homolog (The sequence of the model RefSeq protein was modified relative to this genomic sequence to represent the inferred CDS: inserted 1 base in 1 codon), which translates to MVRHNNQLPDNLPQLQNLIKRDSESYKEEFLQQQQHYKSTLEVFCLEPTQYNKSLDDLVIFLAQVAHCYPDDLKTFPQEIVDILQTHNTLLDNEMRMTFCKALIQLRNKSLLEPTALLSLFFELLKCQDKALRQFLQTHIVTDIKNMNAKHKNTKVNTVLQNFMFSMLKSPNTKAAKMSADIMIELYNKNVWNDVKTVNVIATGCFSKITKVVVACLKFFLGTDPEEKGSDDSDSDDEPNMKEIMMANKVNKKTKKRSKQLQKAKQLYVKAKKKRSKAPQYNFAALHLIHDPQDFAEKLFKQLNKNNDRFEVKLMILDVVSRLIGLHNLFLLNFYPYIQRFLHPHQRDVTKLLQFIAQASHELVPPETLESILKTLANNFITERNSADVIAIGLNAVREICTRCPLAMNADLFRDLVEYKHYKERSVMMAARSLIGTFRRTNPDLLCKKDKGRPTEANVMIKAPKYGEIQANEFVPGAEVLVDRPADNTEEADNDDTDEDSRGSDDEDDDEWVDVNHSSEEEIDDDESVTDRDGTAESDSDDEEEEDVTLSPSETNEAENNCKTNSEKGDANKVSQKQGVLTKQQKKKQKLEKKXKLKLEQKEEFTAERKTKASVISAERLLTDKDFRKIDVALAKQQITFAKHGVKRTRDQVEKDQNSGELVKLSDIENIHKKRRHDKAARVKSVKKGQEERDKFGFKDGRRNPMCSKTNREKRKGKAFSMVKQKLKMKVKRSFREKQIALKKHLLQRKKMK; encoded by the exons ATGGTAAGGCATAACAATCAACTACCGGATAATCTTCCGCAACTGCAGAACCTTATCAAACGTGATTCAGAATCCTACAAAGAAGAG TTTCTCCAGCAACAACAGCACTACAAATCTACTCTAGAAGTCTTTTGCTTGGAACCCACACAGTATAACAAAAGTCTCGATGATTTGGTAATCTTCCTGGCCCAG GTAGCCCATTGTTACCCAGATGATTTGAAAACATTTCCTCAAGAGATTGTTGATATATTACAGACTCATAATACCCTATTAGACAATGAAATGCGAATG ACATTTTGCAAAGCATTGATCCAGTTGCGCAACAAATCCCTTTTAGAACCTACTGCACTCCTCAGTTTATtttttgaacttttaaaatgCCAGGATAAAGCTTTGAGACAATTTCTTCAAACACACATTGTTACAGACATCAAGAATATGAATGCAAAGCATAAGAACACTAAAGTCAATAcggttttacaaaattttatgttcTCTATGCTAAAAAGTCCTAATACTAAAGCTGCAAAGATGTCCGCCGACATTATGAtagaattgtataataaaaacgtCTGGAATGATGTCAAGACTGTTAATGTTATAGCAACTGGTTGTTTTTCTAAGATAACGAAAGTAGTAGTTGCTTgcttaaaattctttttgggGACTGATCCGGAAGAAAAGGGCAGTGATGACAGTGATTCGGATGATGAGCCAAACATGAAGGAAATTATGATGGCTAATAAAgtcaataaaaaaacaaagaagcGATCCAAACAGTTGCAGAAAGCTAAACAGTTGTATGTA aaagcaaaaaagaagagatctAAGGCACCACAATATAACTTTGCAGCATTGCACCTAATCCACGATCCTCAGGATTTTGCTGAAAAGCTGTTCAAGCAGTTGAACAAAAATAATGACCGATTTGAAGTTAAGCTAATGATTCTCGATGTTGTTTCTAGACTTATCGGTTTgcataatttgtttcttttaaatttttaccCATACATACAGAGATTTCTCCATCCCCATCAGCGTG aTGTTACCAAACTTTTACAGTTCATAGCTCAAGCTTCACATGAATTAGTACCACCCGAAACACTGGAATCCATCTTAAAGACCTTggcaaacaattttataacgGAAAGAAATTCTGCGGATGTGATAGCTATCGG ctTAAATGCCGTACGTGAGATATGTACACGATGCCCATTGGCAATGaatgcagatttatttcgCGATTTAGTAGAATATAAGCATTATAAGGAGCGCTCTGTAATGATGGCAGCACGCTCTTTAATTGGGACGTTCAGGCGCACAAATCCTGACTTGTTGTGTAAAAAAGACAAAGGCCGCCCTACAGAAGCCAACGTTATGATAAAAGCTCCGAAATATGGTGAAATTCAAGCAAATGAGTTCGTACCAGGTGCAGAAGTTTTGGTTGATCGACCTGCCGACAATACCGAGGAAGctgataatgatgatactgATGAAGATAGTAGAGGCAGTGATGATGAA GACGATGATGAATGGGTCGATGTAAATCACAGTAGTGAAGAAGAAATCGATGATGATGAGTCGGTAACCGATAGAGACGGAACGGCGGAATCAGATAGTGAtgatgaggaggaggaggatgtaACGTTATCCCCTAGCGAGACTAATGAAGCAGAGAATAATTGCAAAACGAATAGCGAGAAAGGGGATGCAAACAAAGTTTCACAAAAGCAAGGCGTTTTAACGAagcaacaaaagaaaaaacaaaagttaGAGAAAA TGAAACTTAAATTGGAGCAAAAGGAGGAATTCACGGCTGAGAGAAAAACAAAAGCGTCCGTGATATCTGCCGAACGATTACTTACCGACAAGGATTTCCGAAAAATTGATGTTGCATTGGCGAAGCAGCAAATAACGTTTGCTAAGCATGGCGTTAAAAGGACGCGCGATCAAGTCGAAAAGGATCAGAACTCGGGAGAACTGGTAAAACTTAGCGATATAGAGAATATACATAAGAAGCGCAGGCACGATAAAGCTGCTCGAGTGAAGTCTGTAAAG AAGGGACAAGAAGAAAGGGATAAATTCGGTTTTAAAGACGGACGAAGAAACCCAATGTGCAGTAAGACGAATCGCGAGAAGAGGAAAGGGAAAGCATTCTCAATGGTgaaacagaaattaaaaatgaaggTGAAACGATCCTTCAGAGAGAAACAAATAGCCCTCAAGAAACATTTGTTACAGCGAAAGAAgatgaaatga